The nucleotide sequence CGACCTGCCGCCCGAGACCATGTGGGCGGGGCGCTTCGTCACGGCGCAGCGCAAGGGCAAGTGGGAATATGCGGGCCGCGTCGGCGGCATCCGCGCGGTCGTGGTGCTTGCCGAGCATGACGGCTGCTGGATCCTGGTCGAGCAGCCGCGTGCCGCGGTCGGCGGCCAGTGCCTCGAACTGCCCGCGGGGCTGGTCGGCGACCATGGCGACGGCGCCACGATCGAAGGCACCGCGGTCAGGGAGCTGGAGGAGGAAACGGGCTTCACCGCCGAGCGGATCGAGAGGCTCGGCGATTTCCATGCCTCACCCGGCATGCTCAGCGAAAGCTTCACCCTCGTCCGCGCCCACGGCGTCCGCCGGATCGGCGAGGGCGGTGGCGTGCCCGGCGAGGAGGACATCATCGTCCATCTCGTGCCCAAGGCCGAGCTGGCGGACTTCGTCGCGGAACGCCGCGCCGCCGGAATCGCCATGGATGTCAAGATGCTGCTTCCCCTCGCGCCATTTCTTCTTGGTGGATCAGCAACTTAGCAAGCGCGGGTTAAGCCCGGTGCGCTATTGTCGGAAGCCATGCCCCGCCGTCTGTCGAACTTCCTCTTGGCGAGATCGGCATTCCCCGCCAGTGACAGCGGCGCAACGAAGATGAGGTCGTTCCTTGATGCTCAAGCCTGCTCTTTTCGCCAGTTCCGCCATGCTCCTGCTCGCCGGATGCGCCTCCGTGCCCGCGGCTGAGCCCGTGACCCCGGCTGCCGTGGCCGACGCCGCGCCGCCGGCTGCTGCCGCTCCGGCGGTGCCCGACAACATCCTGCTGGCCGACTGGACCGGCGCCTATGGCGGGGTGCCGCCGTGGAACCAGGTCAAGGTCAGCGACTTCCCGCAGGCCTTCACCTTCGCCATCGACGAGCAGCGCCGCGAATATCGCGCCATCGCCGACAATTCCGAAGCGCCGACCTTCGCCAACACCATCGAGGCGATGCAGAAGGCGGGCGACCGGCTCGACCGCGTCGGCTCCATCTTCGGTGTCTACACCGACAATCTGTCGACCCCCGAGATCCAGGCGCTCGACAAGGAATGGAGCCCCAAGCTCAGCGCGGCG is from Sphingomonas sp. LHG3406-1 and encodes:
- a CDS encoding NUDIX hydrolase; this encodes MSRDPDFDLPPETMWAGRFVTAQRKGKWEYAGRVGGIRAVVVLAEHDGCWILVEQPRAAVGGQCLELPAGLVGDHGDGATIEGTAVRELEEETGFTAERIERLGDFHASPGMLSESFTLVRAHGVRRIGEGGGVPGEEDIIVHLVPKAELADFVAERRAAGIAMDVKMLLPLAPFLLGGSAT